Proteins co-encoded in one Armatimonadota bacterium genomic window:
- a CDS encoding choline/ethanolamine kinase family protein, whose translation MGVSDAHDLTDDVVRTLEGIPAWRTAAAVRITPLPGGLTNRTFRVDADSQTFVARLAISGAEALGIDRRRERACALAASRAGVAPAVVHVRPEAGLMVTRYVPGRTLAPGEPASPDVVQRVVAAIRRYHALRPPAGARFSPTGTIAAYLRVARAGGIPLPADLPVLTSHLAKIANALEPAPRLAPCHNDLWGANLVDDGERVWIVDWEYAGTGDPYFDLATFAIYHAPDDAADAALLQAYFGEATPGGVARLQLMRLVAQMRDAAWYLAAQTLPQAPPGGRPDFMAAAEAHLARYREGLRDPRLPQWLLQARHG comes from the coding sequence ATGGGCGTGTCGGACGCGCACGACCTGACCGACGACGTCGTGCGCACGCTGGAGGGCATCCCCGCCTGGCGAACCGCCGCCGCGGTGCGCATCACGCCGCTGCCTGGCGGCCTCACCAACCGCACCTTCCGGGTGGACGCCGACAGCCAGACGTTCGTGGCACGGCTGGCCATCTCGGGCGCCGAGGCCCTGGGGATCGACCGCCGGCGGGAACGCGCCTGCGCGCTGGCAGCGAGCCGCGCCGGGGTGGCGCCAGCGGTTGTGCACGTCCGGCCCGAGGCCGGACTGATGGTCACCCGGTACGTGCCGGGCCGCACGCTGGCCCCCGGCGAGCCCGCATCCCCAGACGTCGTGCAGCGCGTCGTCGCGGCCATCCGCCGCTACCACGCGCTGCGTCCGCCTGCGGGTGCGCGGTTCTCGCCCACCGGGACGATCGCGGCGTACCTGCGCGTCGCCCGGGCAGGCGGTATCCCGCTCCCTGCCGACCTGCCGGTGCTGACCTCGCATCTGGCAAAGATCGCCAACGCCCTCGAGCCCGCCCCGCGCCTGGCCCCCTGCCACAACGACCTCTGGGGCGCCAACCTCGTCGACGACGGCGAGCGTGTCTGGATCGTCGACTGGGAGTACGCGGGCACCGGCGACCCGTACTTCGACCTGGCCACTTTCGCCATCTACCACGCGCCCGACGACGCCGCCGATGCGGCACTGCTCCAGGCCTACTTCGGCGAGGCGACGCCGGGTGGTGTCGCACGCCTGCAGCTCATGCGCCTGGTCGCCCAGATGCGCGACGCTGCGTGGTACCTGGCGGCGCAGACGCTGCCGCAGGCGCCGCCTGGGGGCAGGCCCGACTTCATGGCTGCGGCCGAGGCGCACTTGGCGCGCTACCGGGAGGGACTGCGTGACCCCCGGCTGCCCCAGTGGCTGCTGCAGGCCCGCCATGGGTGA
- a CDS encoding virulence factor, producing the protein MARYRITYWQTIPAQVEAFDATGRVRRPLDARFQALIDAVAMRQGMTGTDAYLQGWRVGPELERDGTPEAVAAAVAAELEAQFDAYRAAARE; encoded by the coding sequence ATGGCGCGCTACCGCATCACCTACTGGCAGACGATCCCGGCGCAGGTCGAGGCGTTCGACGCGACGGGCCGGGTGCGGCGTCCCCTGGATGCCCGATTCCAGGCGCTCATCGACGCGGTCGCGATGCGCCAGGGGATGACCGGGACCGACGCGTACCTGCAGGGCTGGCGGGTCGGGCCTGAACTGGAGCGGGACGGGACGCCCGAGGCCGTCGCCGCCGCGGTGGCTGCGGAGCTGGAAGCGCAGTTCGACGCGTACCGAGCGGCAGCACGGGAATGA
- a CDS encoding corrinoid protein, with protein sequence MDATALLEGLKQAVLDYDAERGVALVQQGLAQGVPPLRLIDEGLSPGIAIIGEKFQAMEIFLPELMMAAKVFLEAMKVLEPAILAQGTAHQKRGVAVIGTVKGDVHSIGKDLFGTLLKVAGFEVHNLGVNVHPGKFVEKAEETGAHIVGLSALMTTTMPSMREVIEFFEARGIRERHTILVGGGPVTEAFARKIAADGYGETAQDGVNLAIRFTEQMRAAGRG encoded by the coding sequence ATGGACGCGACCGCCCTCCTGGAGGGCTTGAAGCAGGCCGTACTGGACTACGACGCCGAGCGCGGCGTGGCGCTGGTGCAGCAGGGCCTGGCCCAGGGCGTGCCCCCGCTGCGCCTGATCGACGAGGGCCTCTCGCCCGGCATCGCCATCATCGGCGAGAAGTTCCAGGCCATGGAGATCTTCCTGCCCGAGCTGATGATGGCCGCCAAGGTCTTCCTGGAGGCGATGAAGGTCCTGGAACCGGCGATCCTGGCCCAGGGCACCGCCCACCAGAAGCGCGGCGTGGCGGTGATCGGCACGGTGAAGGGCGACGTGCACTCCATCGGCAAGGACCTGTTCGGCACGCTGCTCAAGGTGGCCGGCTTCGAGGTGCACAACCTGGGCGTGAACGTGCACCCAGGCAAGTTCGTCGAGAAGGCGGAGGAGACTGGTGCGCACATCGTGGGGCTCTCGGCGTTGATGACCACCACGATGCCGTCGATGCGCGAGGTGATCGAGTTCTTCGAGGCCCGCGGCATCCGTGAGCGGCACACCATCCTGGTGGGCGGCGGGCCGGTGACCGAGGCGTTCGCGCGCAAGATCGCCGCCGACGGCTACGGCGAGACCGCCCAGGACGGCGTCAACCTGGCGATCCGGTTCACCGAGCAGATGCGCGCTGCTGGCCGGGGGTAG
- a CDS encoding monomethylamine:corrinoid methyltransferase: MVPFLEICRRAATGPIVAPDDFDMQRFVPNLTRVIAKYGLKAPPKDVVVPWDDDLADRIFLAAKEFLVETGCYCPDTNRVITFTRDELEEAIHYAPRACALGEGKEAKAMRPRRPEDPQRPWCHVGGGIPVSSDEIASAVVEGYARIPQADSMSIPALTRIRGMPVQAGAPSEIFAAIHSVRLGRESMRRAGRPGLPIINLLSTSASPMGVLAVTNREYGLRPSDGWLIVSLSELKLDYNVLNKTAAVLSFGGNVGFAAGAIYGGFAGGVIGSAVLNAAYVMAGPLLVGATYHLLYSLHITQSNSTAREVLTSVALGCQAISRNMPFPYFNLGYAAAGTATPQLYDETAARIITDVVSGANIETVHPAKGILMDNYSPLEMRFACEVAHAAAGLTREQGNEIVKALLARYEPHLENAPEGSRFQDCYDLDTLEPAPWHYEIYARAKEDLRRLGLPLR, encoded by the coding sequence ATGGTGCCCTTCCTGGAGATCTGCCGACGGGCCGCGACCGGGCCGATCGTGGCGCCCGACGACTTCGACATGCAGCGGTTCGTGCCGAACCTGACGCGGGTGATCGCGAAGTACGGGCTGAAGGCCCCGCCGAAGGACGTCGTCGTGCCCTGGGACGACGACCTGGCTGACCGCATCTTCCTGGCCGCCAAGGAGTTCCTGGTGGAGACGGGCTGCTACTGCCCCGACACCAACCGGGTCATCACCTTCACCCGCGACGAGCTGGAGGAGGCGATCCACTACGCCCCGCGGGCGTGTGCGCTGGGCGAGGGGAAGGAGGCGAAGGCCATGCGGCCACGCCGGCCCGAGGATCCACAGCGCCCGTGGTGCCACGTGGGCGGCGGCATTCCGGTCTCCTCGGACGAGATCGCCTCGGCCGTGGTCGAAGGCTACGCGCGCATCCCGCAGGCCGACTCGATGAGCATCCCCGCCCTCACCCGGATCCGCGGCATGCCGGTGCAGGCCGGCGCGCCGTCCGAGATCTTCGCAGCGATCCACTCGGTGCGGCTGGGGCGCGAGTCGATGCGCCGCGCCGGGCGGCCCGGGCTGCCGATCATCAACCTGCTGTCCACCTCGGCGTCGCCCATGGGCGTGCTGGCCGTCACCAACCGCGAGTACGGCCTGCGCCCCAGCGACGGCTGGCTGATCGTCTCGCTCTCGGAGCTCAAGCTCGACTACAACGTGTTGAACAAGACCGCCGCCGTACTCTCGTTCGGAGGCAACGTGGGGTTCGCGGCCGGCGCCATCTACGGCGGCTTCGCCGGCGGGGTCATCGGCTCGGCGGTGCTCAACGCCGCGTACGTCATGGCCGGCCCCCTGCTGGTGGGCGCCACGTACCACCTGCTCTACTCGCTGCACATCACCCAGTCCAACTCCACCGCGCGCGAGGTGCTCACCAGCGTGGCCCTGGGCTGCCAGGCCATCAGCCGCAACATGCCCTTCCCCTACTTCAACCTGGGCTACGCCGCGGCCGGCACGGCGACGCCGCAGCTGTACGACGAGACCGCGGCCCGCATCATCACCGACGTGGTCTCGGGAGCCAACATCGAGACGGTGCACCCGGCCAAGGGCATCCTCATGGACAACTACAGTCCACTCGAGATGCGCTTCGCGTGCGAGGTGGCCCATGCCGCGGCGGGGCTGACGCGCGAGCAGGGCAACGAGATCGTCAAGGCGCTGCTGGCGCGCTACGAACCGCACCTGGAGAACGCGCCGGAGGGCTCGCGGTTCCAGGACTGCTACGATCTGGACACCCTGGAGCCGGCGCCCTGGCACTACGAGATCTACGCCAGGGCCAAAGAGGACCTGCGCCGGCTGGGGCTGCCGCTGCGATGA